A genome region from Corynebacterium uberis includes the following:
- the ctaE gene encoding aa3-type cytochrome oxidase subunit III: MTSAISNPATAAPQRVPALNRPNMVSVGTIVFLSQELMFFAGLFAMYFTSRANGQAGDWAEQSEHLTVWYATLITVILVSSSVTSQFGVFAAERGDVYGLRKWYVITILLGAVFLVLQGYEYANLIMEGVTIQHSVFASVFFITTGFHAAHVLAGVLAFVIVLLRVAKSKFTPAQATAAMVVSYYWHFVDVVWIGLFFIVYVIQ, from the coding sequence GTGACGAGCGCAATTTCAAACCCAGCTACGGCAGCACCACAGCGTGTTCCCGCACTGAACCGACCCAACATGGTCAGTGTGGGCACCATTGTGTTCCTGTCGCAGGAATTGATGTTCTTCGCTGGACTCTTCGCGATGTATTTCACCTCGCGTGCGAATGGTCAGGCAGGCGACTGGGCGGAGCAGAGTGAGCACCTCACCGTGTGGTACGCCACTCTCATTACCGTCATCCTGGTCTCCTCGTCCGTGACCTCGCAGTTCGGCGTCTTCGCAGCAGAAAGGGGTGACGTCTACGGGCTCAGGAAGTGGTATGTGATCACGATCCTGCTCGGAGCGGTGTTCTTGGTCCTTCAGGGATACGAGTACGCGAACCTGATCATGGAGGGTGTGACCATCCAGCACAGCGTGTTCGCGTCCGTCTTCTTCATCACGACCGGCTTCCACGCGGCCCACGTCCTAGCGGGCGTGTTGGCCTTCGTGATTGTGCTGCTTCGTGTGGCGAAGTCCAAGTTCACGCCCGCCCAGGCGACCGCGGCGATGGTGGTGTCTTACTACTGGCACTTCGTCGACGTCGTGTGGATCGGCCTGTTCTTCATCGTGTACGTGATCCAGTAG
- a CDS encoding glycosyltransferase family 4 protein: MAKTLVVTNDFPPHIGGIESYVRDYCAQLDPESLVVFASTRGEGVARWDEQAAYEVVRWPHGLMLPTPAVARAMQQLIRTHGIDTVWFGACAPLALLAGAARAAGARCILASTHGHEIGWAHLPGGRQALRWIGNHVDVITYISTYTLQRLRGAFGEHPRYEWMPSGVDVDAFRPFSAHERAEFRNAHGLGSGPIVACVSRLVPRKGQDQLIAAVARLRERHPGLTLVLAGTGSYESTLRRLAAPLGDSVRFCGCVDEPTMRGIVASADVVAMPARTRWAGMDVEGLGIVYLEAQASGVPVIAGRSGGAPETVAPDAGVVVNGYDVAQLVRHLDRLLGDPQRRARMGAAGRRGVEKHWGWQRMGQRFRAMLG, translated from the coding sequence ATGGCTAAGACCCTGGTGGTGACCAACGATTTCCCGCCGCATATCGGCGGGATCGAATCGTACGTGCGCGACTACTGTGCGCAGCTGGATCCAGAATCGCTGGTGGTCTTCGCCTCCACCCGGGGTGAGGGGGTAGCTCGCTGGGACGAGCAGGCTGCCTATGAGGTGGTGCGGTGGCCACACGGGCTAATGCTTCCCACCCCGGCGGTGGCGCGGGCTATGCAGCAGCTCATCCGCACCCACGGGATAGACACGGTGTGGTTTGGTGCCTGCGCTCCTTTGGCACTGCTGGCGGGGGCGGCCCGGGCCGCGGGCGCGCGGTGCATCCTCGCCTCCACCCACGGCCACGAAATCGGGTGGGCGCACTTGCCCGGGGGGCGCCAGGCGCTGCGCTGGATTGGCAACCACGTGGACGTGATCACCTACATTTCCACCTACACCCTGCAGCGCCTGCGGGGCGCCTTCGGTGAGCATCCGCGCTATGAGTGGATGCCCTCAGGAGTGGACGTGGACGCCTTTCGCCCCTTCAGCGCGCACGAGCGGGCGGAATTCCGCAACGCCCACGGCCTCGGCTCGGGGCCGATTGTGGCGTGTGTGTCGCGTTTAGTGCCCCGCAAGGGACAAGATCAACTCATCGCCGCCGTAGCGCGGTTGCGGGAGCGCCATCCCGGCCTCACCCTGGTGTTGGCCGGCACGGGCAGCTACGAGTCCACGCTGCGGCGCCTGGCGGCCCCACTGGGGGACAGCGTGCGCTTCTGCGGTTGCGTCGATGAACCCACCATGCGGGGCATCGTGGCAAGCGCGGATGTGGTGGCCATGCCGGCACGTACCCGGTGGGCGGGCATGGATGTTGAAGGCCTGGGCATCGTCTACTTGGAGGCCCAGGCTAGTGGGGTGCCGGTGATCGCGGGGCGCTCGGGTGGAGCCCCGGAGACGGTGGCTCCGGATGCGGGAGTGGTGGTCAACGGGTATGACGTCGCGCAACTTGTGCGCCACCTCGATCGGTTGTTGGGTGACCCGCAGCGGCGCGCACGGATGGGGGCGGCGGGGCGCAGGGGCGTCGAAAAGCACTGGGGATGGCAGCGCATGGGTCAACGATTCCGAGCAATGCTGGGGTAG
- a CDS encoding NlpC/P60 family protein — protein sequence MSHLLSGAPHHLRRVVVTGTSVLLVAGLAPFAGADELDDLIKDMGEVSREAAAKNEEVKQLEDDVNRSSEEVDAIQKGAEEAAQQAQEALAQEKTAREQLDHLAGSRYRLSNLNREITTLGATDPQSAIDRAAYLGTLSRNKDEAIRQLTAATQDAAEKQDAAFRQTATARFEHSKLEESLEKLRQEKDNLDKQVQGIKERVDALNEEERQRWENKNNPVAIDVERVTNTLRENMASAISAGSSEASMNAVEAALSKVGAPYSWGATGPDAFDCSGLIYWAYGKQGMSIPRTSQAQLSGGTPVSMDQLQPGDVVGYYGGSHVGMYIGDGQIVHAADYGIPVQVVSVNSMPVSGAARF from the coding sequence GTGTCTCACCTTCTTTCCGGCGCGCCTCACCACCTGCGCCGTGTTGTTGTAACTGGTACCTCCGTCCTGTTGGTTGCAGGACTCGCCCCATTTGCCGGGGCGGATGAGCTTGATGATCTGATCAAGGACATGGGGGAGGTCTCCCGCGAGGCCGCAGCCAAGAACGAGGAAGTTAAGCAACTAGAAGACGACGTCAACCGCAGCTCTGAGGAAGTTGACGCCATTCAAAAGGGCGCGGAAGAGGCCGCGCAGCAAGCACAAGAGGCGTTGGCGCAAGAAAAGACCGCTCGCGAGCAGCTCGACCACCTGGCCGGCTCGCGCTACCGGCTGTCTAACCTCAACCGCGAGATCACCACGCTGGGGGCAACCGACCCCCAGAGCGCCATTGACCGCGCCGCCTACCTGGGCACCCTGTCGCGCAATAAGGACGAGGCGATTCGCCAACTGACCGCCGCGACGCAGGATGCCGCAGAGAAGCAAGACGCGGCGTTCCGGCAGACGGCCACCGCGCGTTTTGAGCACTCCAAGTTGGAAGAAAGCCTGGAGAAGCTGCGCCAGGAGAAGGACAACCTGGACAAGCAGGTCCAGGGCATCAAGGAACGCGTGGACGCCCTCAATGAGGAGGAGCGTCAGCGCTGGGAAAACAAGAACAACCCGGTGGCTATCGATGTCGAGCGGGTGACCAACACCCTGCGCGAGAACATGGCCTCTGCCATCAGCGCGGGATCCTCCGAAGCCAGCATGAACGCGGTGGAGGCTGCGCTCAGCAAGGTTGGTGCCCCGTACTCCTGGGGCGCTACGGGCCCGGACGCCTTTGACTGTTCCGGCCTGATTTACTGGGCCTACGGCAAGCAGGGGATGAGCATCCCGCGGACGTCCCAAGCCCAGCTGTCCGGCGGCACCCCGGTGTCCATGGATCAGCTTCAGCCCGGCGACGTGGTGGGCTACTACGGCGGCTCCCACGTGGGCATGTACATCGGGGATGGGCAGATCGTGCACGCCGCGGATTACGGCATCCCCGTCCAGGTTGTCTCCGTCAATTCGATGCCGGTGTCTGGCGCTGCGCGTTTCTAG
- the qcrA gene encoding cytochrome bc1 complex Rieske iron-sulfur subunit: MSNHETHTYTEQELRSMSNDDLARLGTELDGVTVAYRKERFPVAGDPSEKRAGIGLGIWLTLGIVAGLGFLATYLFWPWHYKGHGDKGLWLYTFYTPLLGITAGLCILSLAVFIIQYVKKIIPEEISVQTRHDGPSDEVDRRTLTALLNDAWTTSTLGRRKALQGLLGLGAVVTGLVVVAPLGGMIKNPWKRGELTYAGDGTLWTSGWTLHEKGVKLYLGRDTGAVAQPHTTATGSHHTTEGVSRLVRMRPEDLDAAAMETVFPLAAEDVNDGDLYDPKRDVYEKHMHSIHGPRNAVMLIRLRNSDAKRVTERQGQEDFHYGDYYAYSKICTHIGCPTSLYEAQTNRILCPCHQSQFDALQYGKPIFGPAARALPQLPITVDEEGYLIAKDNFVEPLGPAFWERKS; encoded by the coding sequence ATGAGTAACCACGAAACACACACCTACACCGAGCAGGAACTCCGCTCGATGAGCAATGATGACCTCGCGCGTCTGGGCACCGAGCTCGATGGCGTGACGGTTGCTTACCGCAAGGAGCGCTTCCCCGTCGCGGGTGACCCGTCCGAGAAGCGCGCCGGGATCGGCTTGGGTATCTGGCTGACGCTCGGCATCGTTGCCGGCCTGGGCTTCCTGGCCACTTACCTGTTCTGGCCCTGGCACTACAAGGGTCACGGTGACAAGGGCCTGTGGCTCTACACCTTCTACACGCCGCTGCTCGGCATCACCGCGGGCCTGTGCATCCTTTCGCTGGCGGTCTTCATCATCCAGTACGTGAAGAAGATCATCCCCGAAGAGATCTCCGTGCAGACCCGGCACGACGGTCCCTCCGATGAGGTGGATCGTCGCACGCTGACCGCACTGCTCAACGATGCGTGGACCACCTCCACCCTGGGGCGTCGCAAAGCCCTGCAAGGCCTACTCGGCCTGGGTGCTGTAGTCACCGGTCTTGTCGTGGTCGCGCCGCTCGGCGGCATGATCAAGAACCCGTGGAAGCGCGGGGAGCTGACCTACGCCGGCGACGGCACCCTGTGGACCTCCGGCTGGACCCTGCACGAAAAGGGCGTCAAGCTCTACCTCGGCCGGGATACCGGCGCGGTAGCGCAGCCGCACACCACGGCTACCGGTTCGCACCACACCACCGAGGGCGTGTCCCGCCTGGTGCGCATGCGTCCGGAAGATCTGGACGCTGCGGCCATGGAGACCGTGTTCCCGCTCGCGGCGGAAGACGTCAACGATGGTGATCTTTACGATCCCAAGCGCGACGTCTACGAGAAGCACATGCACTCCATCCACGGCCCGCGCAACGCGGTCATGCTCATCCGGCTGCGTAACTCGGATGCCAAGCGCGTGACCGAGCGCCAAGGCCAGGAGGACTTCCACTACGGCGATTACTACGCCTACTCCAAGATCTGCACGCACATTGGCTGCCCCACCTCACTGTATGAGGCGCAGACCAACCGTATTCTCTGCCCCTGCCACCAGTCGCAGTTCGACGCGCTGCAATACGGCAAGCCCATCTTCGGGCCGGCCGCCCGCGCTCTGCCGCAGCTGCCGATTACGGTGGATGAAGAAGGCTACCTCATTGCCAAGGACAACTTCGTTGAACCGCTTGGCCCGGCATTCTGGGAGCGTAAGTCATAA
- the qcrC gene encoding cytochrome bc1 complex diheme cytochrome c subunit, whose translation MMKNTQNTERPAPASASGTKVRNRRKMRRTAGGALALTLGLTGAGVLASALTPDAQTATASRDDQALIQEGKDIYDVACVTCHGANLQGIKARGPSLIGVGEGSVYFQVHSGRMPMMSNDAQAERKKPRYTEQQALAMAAFVAANGGGPELVRNEDGSIAMDALRGANFDGKIDPADVARGSELFRLNCASCHNFTGRGGALSSGKYAPGLNPANEQEIYQAMLTGPQNMPKFSDRQLSADEKKDIIAYIKSAKETPSPGGWSLGGLGPVSEGFFMWAVGLVALIAAAAWIGTRS comes from the coding sequence ATGATGAAAAACACTCAGAACACCGAGCGGCCGGCTCCGGCGTCCGCCTCGGGTACCAAGGTGAGGAACCGGCGCAAGATGCGTCGGACCGCCGGTGGCGCCCTCGCGCTCACCCTCGGCCTTACCGGCGCGGGCGTGCTTGCCAGCGCACTGACTCCCGATGCACAGACCGCGACTGCTAGCCGTGACGATCAAGCCCTGATCCAAGAGGGCAAGGATATTTACGACGTCGCCTGTGTCACCTGCCACGGTGCGAACCTGCAGGGCATCAAGGCCCGCGGCCCCTCGCTGATTGGTGTCGGCGAAGGCTCTGTGTACTTCCAGGTGCACTCGGGCCGTATGCCCATGATGTCTAATGACGCCCAGGCGGAGCGCAAGAAGCCCCGCTACACCGAGCAGCAGGCCCTGGCAATGGCAGCCTTCGTCGCCGCCAACGGTGGCGGCCCGGAGCTCGTGCGTAACGAAGACGGCTCCATCGCCATGGACGCCCTGCGTGGCGCAAACTTCGACGGCAAGATCGACCCGGCCGATGTGGCCCGTGGCTCCGAGCTGTTCCGTCTGAACTGCGCCTCCTGCCACAACTTCACCGGGCGAGGCGGAGCCCTTTCCTCCGGTAAGTACGCGCCCGGCCTGAACCCTGCCAATGAGCAGGAGATCTACCAGGCCATGCTCACCGGCCCGCAGAATATGCCCAAGTTCTCCGACCGCCAGCTTTCGGCCGACGAGAAGAAGGACATCATTGCTTACATTAAGTCCGCCAAGGAAACCCCCAGCCCCGGTGGCTGGAGCCTCGGCGGGTTGGGCCCGGTCTCTGAGGGCTTCTTCATGTGGGCTGTCGGCCTCGTTGCTCTCATTGCCGCTGCAGCTTGGATTGGAACGCGCTCATGA
- a CDS encoding C40 family peptidase → MTTHRRQESKTSRRIAAASALAVGATVLAPTAAHAATINVPQTDLSVQVPGVDAIPGVGFLNAVPGGNQLLNVADQGSASFAPAAAAINPSGSTSPSAPAAVSSVGQQIVNIARTKIGSPYVYGAAGPNAFDCSGFTSWVYSQVGKSIPRTSQAQASSGTQVSYNDLQPGDIVAFYGGASHVGIYIGNGMIIDALNSGTPVGERPLDYMPFHSAVRF, encoded by the coding sequence GTGACTACGCACCGTCGGCAGGAGAGCAAGACTTCTCGTCGTATCGCCGCCGCTTCTGCCCTCGCCGTGGGAGCCACCGTTCTGGCCCCGACCGCCGCTCACGCCGCCACCATCAATGTCCCGCAGACGGACCTCTCGGTGCAGGTTCCGGGCGTTGACGCGATCCCCGGCGTTGGTTTCCTCAATGCCGTGCCCGGTGGGAACCAGCTGCTCAATGTGGCTGATCAGGGTTCTGCCTCCTTCGCCCCGGCCGCCGCCGCGATCAACCCCTCCGGCTCGACGTCCCCCTCGGCCCCGGCCGCGGTCTCCTCTGTTGGCCAGCAGATTGTCAACATCGCGCGCACCAAGATCGGTTCGCCCTACGTCTACGGCGCCGCGGGCCCGAACGCCTTCGACTGCTCCGGTTTCACCTCCTGGGTCTACTCCCAGGTGGGCAAGTCCATCCCGCGCACTTCGCAGGCTCAGGCTTCCTCCGGCACCCAGGTTTCTTACAACGATCTCCAGCCCGGTGACATCGTCGCCTTCTATGGCGGCGCCAGCCACGTGGGTATCTACATTGGCAACGGGATGATCATTGACGCCCTGAATTCCGGCACCCCCGTCGGCGAGCGTCCGCTGGACTACATGCCGTTCCACTCCGCGGTTCGCTTCTAA
- the qcrB gene encoding cytochrome bc1 complex cytochrome b subunit gives MSNKLAEIGDNIDSRYTASGMIRTQINKVFPTHWSFMLGELALYSFIILLLTGVYLTLFFDPSITKVIYDGAYLPLNGVEMSRAYESALNISFEVRGGLFVRQMHHWAALMFMFSMVAHMLRIFFTGAFRRPREANWIIGCTLVVLGMAEGFLGYSLPDDLLSGVGLRIMSAIIVGLPIIGTWLHWMIFGGDFPSDLMLDRFYIAHVLIIPGILLGLIAAHLALVWYQKHTQFPGAGRTENNVVGVRIMPVFAIKAIGFGLMTAAVLALMAGLTTINAIWTLGPYNPSQVSAGSQPDIYMLWTDGAARVMPAWELYIFGYTIPGVFWVALLAGLMVVLLFAYPFIEKKITGDDAHHNLLQRPRDVPVRSALGAMGLTFFVLLTLSGGNDIIAHFFQISLNAMTWVGRIGLIILPPVAYFLTYRICIGLQRSDREVLEHGIETGVIKQMANGAFIEIHQPLGPVDEHGHPVPLPYAGAKVPKQMNRLGFADSESYGLLKPDPEDIQRKKRSIRHANHEEEAQTLANLNEAHRRDDEEKKD, from the coding sequence ATGAGTAACAAACTCGCCGAGATCGGCGACAACATCGATTCCCGGTACACCGCTTCCGGCATGATCCGGACCCAGATCAACAAGGTCTTCCCGACCCACTGGTCATTCATGCTGGGCGAGCTGGCACTGTACAGCTTCATCATCCTGCTGCTCACCGGCGTGTACCTCACCCTGTTCTTCGACCCGTCGATCACCAAGGTGATCTACGACGGCGCGTACCTACCGCTTAACGGTGTGGAAATGTCGCGCGCCTATGAATCCGCGCTGAACATCTCCTTCGAGGTGCGCGGCGGCCTGTTCGTGCGCCAGATGCACCACTGGGCCGCGCTGATGTTCATGTTCTCCATGGTTGCGCACATGCTGCGCATCTTCTTCACGGGTGCTTTCCGACGCCCCCGTGAGGCCAACTGGATCATCGGCTGCACGCTCGTCGTGCTGGGTATGGCCGAGGGCTTCCTGGGCTACTCCCTGCCCGACGACCTGCTCTCCGGCGTGGGCCTGCGGATTATGTCCGCCATCATCGTCGGCTTGCCGATCATCGGCACCTGGCTGCACTGGATGATCTTCGGCGGCGACTTCCCGTCGGACCTCATGCTCGACCGCTTCTACATCGCCCACGTGCTCATCATCCCGGGCATCCTGCTCGGCCTGATTGCCGCACACCTGGCGCTGGTCTGGTACCAGAAGCACACCCAGTTCCCGGGTGCCGGTCGCACGGAGAACAACGTGGTCGGCGTGCGCATCATGCCCGTCTTCGCCATCAAGGCGATCGGCTTCGGCCTGATGACCGCCGCGGTGCTGGCACTGATGGCTGGCCTGACCACCATCAACGCCATCTGGACGCTGGGGCCCTACAACCCCTCGCAGGTCTCCGCGGGTTCGCAGCCTGACATTTACATGCTGTGGACAGACGGTGCCGCGCGTGTCATGCCCGCATGGGAGCTCTACATCTTCGGCTACACCATCCCCGGTGTGTTCTGGGTGGCGCTCCTGGCTGGCCTGATGGTTGTGCTCCTGTTCGCCTACCCGTTCATCGAGAAGAAGATCACTGGCGATGACGCGCACCACAACCTGCTGCAGCGTCCCCGCGACGTGCCGGTGCGTTCCGCACTGGGCGCCATGGGCCTGACCTTCTTCGTCCTGCTCACGCTCTCCGGCGGAAACGACATCATTGCCCACTTCTTCCAGATCTCGCTGAACGCGATGACCTGGGTTGGCCGCATCGGCCTGATCATCCTGCCCCCGGTGGCCTACTTCCTGACCTACCGGATCTGCATCGGCCTGCAGCGCTCCGACCGTGAGGTGCTGGAGCACGGCATCGAGACCGGTGTGATCAAGCAGATGGCCAACGGTGCGTTCATCGAAATCCACCAGCCGCTCGGCCCGGTGGACGAGCACGGCCACCCGGTCCCGCTGCCCTACGCGGGCGCCAAGGTGCCCAAGCAGATGAACCGGCTTGGCTTCGCCGACTCGGAGTCCTACGGCCTGCTCAAGCCGGACCCGGAGGACATCCAGCGCAAGAAGCGCTCCATCCGGCACGCCAACCATGAGGAAGAGGCCCAGACGCTGGCCAACCTCAACGAGGCACACCGTCGTGATGATGAGGAGAAGAAGGACTAA